The region TTTGTAACTGCACGTCTTAATACGTCCACTTCTTTATGGTTCTCTAAATCAAGTTGTAACGCGTTGATCAAATCACTATCAATTTCTAATCCCATGGCGTTTCCTCCTCACAATAATGAATTAAGTTAATTTTAAGTCATGTTTAATAGATAGTAAATAAATTTCAGTTCTACTTGGAATAGAAAAATACGAGAAATAAGTAAAATAATTCCACTTATATCTCGCATTTTTTCACGCTATTCTGATCTCTTACTAGTTATCCTGTGCTAAGTCATTAACATTATTTTTGGCCTTATTATTATCCCAAAATGGCACCTTAACCACTCCCATAATCTTATCTTTATGGACAAATCCCCAGTAACGGCTGTCATTGGAAACACTACGATGATCACCTAATACAAAGTATGAATTAGCAGGTACCTTCTGTGGATCATTACCCCAATTATACTTCTTAGCAATTGATTCTAGGGTCCAATTACCAGTCCCCTTTGTTCGTTGTTCCTCGTTAATAAAGCTCTGAGGAACCTTTTTATCATTTACATATAAGTTGCCATCATGATATTTAATTGTATCTCCTGGCAAACCGATCACCCGTTTTACATAGTCAACTGGCTGAGTTGCAGCTGGATACTCGCCATGAGCATCAAATACGATAACACTCATTCGCTTGATTGTTGCAGGCTTCCACACAACAACCCTCTCGTTATTCTCCAAATTAGGTTGCATAGAGGTTCCATCAACTCTAACAATTTGAAAAAGGTATGATCTAACTAATAACGCTATTAATAGTCCTACCACAATCGGGATAACCCAGCTTAATATATTTCTTACAGTTTTCATTATCTTTCCCTCATTTAT is a window of Pediococcus claussenii ATCC BAA-344 DNA encoding:
- the lepB gene encoding signal peptidase I gives rise to the protein MKTVRNILSWVIPIVVGLLIALLVRSYLFQIVRVDGTSMQPNLENNERVVVWKPATIKRMSVIVFDAHGEYPAATQPVDYVKRVIGLPGDTIKYHDGNLYVNDKKVPQSFINEEQRTKGTGNWTLESIAKKYNWGNDPQKVPANSYFVLGDHRSVSNDSRYWGFVHKDKIMGVVKVPFWDNNKAKNNVNDLAQDN